The following coding sequences are from one Hyalangium gracile window:
- a CDS encoding M14 family metallopeptidase, whose protein sequence is MTDLLLTRAEASKYTQTSRHSDVLAFVDELCRRTKLVRRVDFGQSGEGQPLVALIVSDRGCFTPELARKQKKVIVMVEANIHAGEVEGKEAVLALARDLTLTSLGKKLLDKLCLVLIPNFNPDGNDRISPNNRKLDLKNLEGQVNPEGGVGMRYTGEGWNLNRDSMKQEAPETRCLAKLYQAWWPHVFIDCHTTDGSIHALDLTYDTSHSNEPLFSELRGFNREMLERVAGAVKKRHGFDSFWYGNYKTEGDPTSGWHTYPALPRFGSHYRGLLGRLDVLLETYSYIDFPRRCAVTRAWLIELFRDAASKAKTYRAITEAEEERIIARGESPDVQALVGINYGVATRDEKGALVFEYPAHAKPGDEARIPAFDEASISERRYPGKRRKTYRMPHHRTFVPTQAVSTPTAYLVPAELASRLEGHGIRFERLEAPQRFTVDSYRVARREETFSPDVATNVPPLGEAEVPLSQKPKPVRFETVLTVAPERSTREFPAGTLHVPTAQRTGTLAVYLLEPHSDDGLTRWQFVDGLITVGELHPVHRVVSPAHAPRKAE, encoded by the coding sequence ATGACCGACCTGCTGCTGACCCGGGCCGAAGCCTCGAAGTACACGCAGACCTCCCGTCACTCGGACGTGCTCGCCTTCGTGGACGAGCTCTGCCGCCGCACGAAGCTCGTCCGGCGGGTGGACTTCGGCCAGAGCGGCGAAGGGCAGCCCCTGGTGGCGCTCATCGTCAGCGACCGCGGCTGCTTCACGCCCGAGCTGGCGCGCAAGCAGAAGAAGGTCATCGTGATGGTGGAGGCGAACATCCACGCCGGCGAGGTGGAGGGCAAGGAGGCCGTGCTGGCGCTCGCCAGGGATCTGACGCTCACCTCGCTGGGCAAGAAGCTCCTGGACAAGCTGTGCCTGGTGCTCATTCCGAACTTCAACCCGGACGGCAACGACCGCATCAGCCCGAACAACCGCAAGCTCGATCTGAAGAACCTCGAGGGCCAGGTGAACCCCGAGGGCGGCGTGGGCATGCGCTACACGGGCGAGGGGTGGAACCTCAACCGCGACAGCATGAAGCAGGAGGCCCCCGAGACGCGCTGCCTGGCGAAGCTGTACCAGGCGTGGTGGCCGCACGTGTTCATCGACTGCCACACCACCGACGGCAGCATCCACGCCCTCGATCTCACCTACGACACGTCGCACTCGAACGAGCCGCTCTTCTCGGAGCTGCGCGGCTTCAACCGCGAGATGCTGGAGCGCGTGGCGGGCGCGGTGAAGAAGCGCCATGGCTTCGACAGCTTCTGGTACGGCAACTACAAGACGGAGGGCGACCCCACCTCGGGCTGGCACACCTACCCCGCCCTGCCGCGCTTCGGCAGCCACTACCGCGGGCTGCTCGGCCGGCTGGACGTGCTGCTGGAGACCTACAGCTACATCGACTTTCCGCGCCGCTGCGCGGTGACGCGGGCGTGGCTGATCGAGCTGTTCCGCGACGCGGCCAGCAAGGCCAAGACCTACCGCGCCATCACGGAGGCCGAGGAGGAGCGCATCATCGCTCGCGGCGAGTCCCCCGACGTGCAGGCCCTGGTGGGCATCAACTACGGGGTGGCCACGCGCGATGAGAAGGGCGCGCTCGTGTTCGAGTACCCCGCCCACGCGAAGCCGGGCGACGAGGCGCGGATCCCCGCCTTCGACGAGGCGAGCATCTCCGAGCGGCGCTACCCGGGCAAGCGGCGGAAGACCTACCGCATGCCGCACCACCGGACGTTCGTGCCGACACAGGCGGTGAGCACGCCCACGGCGTACCTCGTGCCCGCGGAGCTGGCCTCGCGGCTCGAGGGGCACGGCATCCGCTTCGAGCGCCTCGAGGCTCCCCAGCGCTTCACGGTGGACAGCTACCGCGTGGCGCGGCGCGAGGAGACGTTCAGCCCGGACGTGGCCACCAACGTCCCGCCGCTCGGGGAGGCCGAGGTTCCGCTCAGCCAGAAGCCCAAGCCCGTGCGCTTCGAGACGGTGCTCACGGTGGCGCCCGAGCGCTCCACGCGCGAGTTCCCCGCCGGGACGCTCCATGTCCCCACGGCGCAGCGCACCGGCACGCTGGCCGTGTACCTGTTGGAGCCGCACTCGGATGACGGGCTCACCCGCTGGCAGTTCGTCGACGGGCTCATCACGGTGGGCGAGCTCCACCCGGTGCACCGCGTGGTGAGCCCGGCCCACGCGCCCAGGAAGGCCGAGTAG
- the kamD gene encoding lysine 5,6-aminomutase subunit alpha, translating into MPGPFIQDEQIAHARKLAEEIVNPIFDLIRRNTTVSIERTVLRFFGISGAGARGVPLANLMVDKLKAAGVLNRGAAYWYGRALQLGAKSPLEAVERLTALPTEKLGPLPPEQEQNLRAEVRSEARAALEDLKARIAQRNELRQQFPMSPPPHKYVIVATGNIYDDVDQARAAAQAGADVIAVIRSTAQSLLDYVPHGATTEGYGGTYATQENFRIMREALDEESKKLKRYIQLTNYSSGLAMSEIAFCAAYEKLDMLLNDAMYGILFRDINMRRTFIDQYFSRRICALAGIIINTGEDNYITTADAYDAAHTVIASQFINECFAKRAGLKDWQLGIGHSYEIDPYRQDTLLLELSQAMLVRRCFPDAPLKYMPPTKHKETDIFFSHAYDVMANLVAMWTRQGIQLLGMMTEAMHTPLLADRYVALKSAAYIHRAARGIDEEFTVREDGKIANRAREVFAKAMELLEECHKEGMVAAIGKGRFGDVKRSETGGKGLDGVLEKGPDYFNPFLEILEGTHS; encoded by the coding sequence ATGCCGGGACCGTTCATCCAAGACGAGCAGATTGCGCACGCGCGCAAGCTGGCCGAGGAGATCGTCAACCCGATCTTCGATCTCATCCGCCGCAACACCACGGTGTCCATCGAGCGCACGGTGCTGCGCTTCTTCGGCATCTCGGGCGCGGGAGCGCGCGGGGTGCCGCTGGCCAACCTGATGGTGGACAAGCTGAAGGCCGCAGGGGTGCTCAACCGCGGGGCCGCCTACTGGTACGGGCGCGCGCTGCAGCTGGGCGCCAAGAGCCCGCTGGAGGCCGTGGAGCGCCTCACCGCGCTGCCCACCGAGAAGCTGGGCCCGCTGCCGCCCGAGCAGGAGCAGAACCTGCGCGCCGAGGTGCGCTCCGAGGCTCGCGCCGCGCTCGAGGATCTCAAGGCGCGCATCGCCCAGCGCAACGAGCTGCGCCAGCAGTTCCCCATGTCTCCGCCGCCGCACAAGTACGTCATCGTCGCCACCGGCAACATCTATGACGACGTGGACCAGGCGCGCGCGGCGGCCCAGGCCGGAGCGGACGTCATCGCCGTCATCCGCTCCACCGCCCAGTCGCTGCTGGACTACGTGCCCCACGGCGCTACCACCGAGGGCTACGGCGGCACCTACGCCACCCAGGAGAACTTCCGCATCATGCGCGAGGCCCTGGACGAGGAGAGCAAGAAGCTCAAGCGCTACATCCAGCTCACCAACTACTCGTCCGGACTGGCCATGTCCGAGATCGCCTTCTGCGCGGCGTACGAGAAGCTGGACATGCTCCTCAACGACGCGATGTACGGCATCCTCTTCCGCGACATCAACATGCGGCGCACGTTCATCGATCAGTACTTCAGCCGCCGCATCTGCGCCCTGGCCGGCATCATCATCAACACCGGCGAGGACAACTACATCACCACCGCGGACGCCTATGACGCGGCCCACACCGTCATCGCCAGCCAGTTCATCAACGAGTGCTTCGCCAAGCGCGCGGGCCTGAAGGACTGGCAGCTGGGCATCGGCCACTCGTACGAGATCGATCCGTACCGCCAGGACACGCTGCTGCTGGAGCTGTCCCAGGCCATGCTGGTGCGGCGCTGCTTCCCGGACGCGCCGCTGAAGTACATGCCGCCCACCAAGCACAAGGAGACGGACATCTTCTTCAGCCACGCGTACGACGTGATGGCGAACCTGGTGGCCATGTGGACGCGGCAGGGCATCCAGCTGCTGGGCATGATGACCGAGGCCATGCACACGCCGCTGCTGGCGGACCGCTACGTGGCGCTGAAGTCGGCCGCGTACATCCACCGCGCCGCTCGGGGCATCGACGAGGAGTTCACCGTGCGCGAGGACGGGAAGATCGCCAACCGCGCGCGCGAGGTGTTCGCCAAGGCCATGGAGCTGCTCGAGGAGTGCCACAAGGAGGGCATGGTGGCCGCCATCGGCAAGGGGCGCTTCGGCGACGTGAAGCGCTCGGAGACGGGCGGCAAGGGGCTGGATGGCGTGCTGGAGAAGGGCCCCGACTACTTCAATCCGTTCCTGGAGATCCTGGAGGGTACGCACTCATGA